CAGTCCGTCAGCAAAGCGGTGAATTTTCTGATCTACGGAGCAGATTCGTTAGAACTTCTCTCTGAACCGGTGACTTGCAACTGTCTTTTTTTGAAGGACGCAAGTCTGGCAGAGGCATTGACAGAGCTTTCAGCGATTTTTGAACGGTATCAAAAGTGGGATGCCCAGCTATGTCAGGCACTTTTGAACCAAAATTCGGTTGAAAATATTTTCCATTTATGCGCCGGATTTTTAAAAAATCCGATTGCTTATTTCGACATCCATTACGTTTTGATTTTCCTGGCCGGACAGCTTCCCCCGGATATTAAAAATACATCGTGGGAAGAAACCGTGACCAAAGGTTATGCTTCCATTGAAAATTATCAACGCGATGAAAGTAAAAAGGTGATCGATTTCTGCAAAAAATATCACCAGCCGTATGCTTTTGAGTCGAGCTTTTATGGAAATCGCGAAACCAAGGTTGTCAGTTTTCTCTTTTATGGAGACAAAATATTGGGCAACTTAAGTTCCACGGATATCCTTACACCGTTAACCAAGGGGCAGCTTTCGCTGATCTATCACATGCAGAAGATTCTGGAAAAAGTACTGTCACGGGAATATGCAGCTTCTTTTTGGGAAGACAGCGAAAACAACTTATTCTTAAGTAAAATAATCGAAGGCTTTGAAGTTCGTCAGGATGTCCTTTATCATTTTCTGGCCCAAAAAAACTGGCAGAACCATGGTTTTTTCCGGCTCGTTCTTTTTATCGGGCAGGATGATACTGGGATCGAGCCATTTACAGTACATCATGCTACCAATAACATTGGCAGGTATTTTAAGGACGCGATGATTATGACTTATCACAATGAAATTCTCGCCATCATTCATGATGACAGCTTTCAGATACCGGAAAACCTGAAAATTTATTTGCAGAAGGTACAGTTGCAGTGCGCGGTTAGTTTTACGTTTTTTGATTTTCTGGATTTACGGATTGCTTATCGGCAATGCCGGGAAGCATTAGCGTCAGCTAAGGCAATGAACTTAGGGAACCCATTATTTTTTCAAGATCAGTATAGTAAAGTGTTATTGGATAATCTTGTGAAAAATGTAGAGCTGCGGTGTTTTTGTGATTTGCGGTTGATTGATATTTTTGAAAAAAAGAATAATGGAATTGAGTGGATTCGGTCGCTTCATTGTTATTTGATGGCCGGAAGAAATATCTCTGTAGCGGCTAAAATGCTCAGCGTTCACCGGAACACCATGAGTTACCGGATTGCTCAGGTGGGGGAAATGATCGGCTGTGATTTGGCTGAATTAGATGAAAAAAGTGCATTTATTCTGAATTTCACTTGTCTGATTCTGATGAATGGGTTTGATTAGAGGACTAAAGTGTTGCAATGAAAATGCATCAGTGTAGCAAATAAATACGGAACAAGAGCAATCAATATAGTTATCGGTTGTTCGAGTTGATTTAATGAAATCTTCAATAATATTCTTGTATAATAATAAAGATCGTGTTGAAAAAGCATTATGAAAATTTGACAGGACAAAAACTTAAGGATAGAAAAGAGAAGCGCAGATGGAAATCGTTAATTTATTGATTCAAACGGGTCTGGAAATAATCTATTTTACTGGGGTGATTATTCTGGTGGGATTAATTTTAGGGGGCCTGGAAACAATGGCGGCCAGAAATTTTCAGCGTAGTTTAGGCAGAAATGCGGTCATGGTCACCGGGGTGATTGGGACACCAATTCACGAGTGCAGTCATGCTCTTTTATGTGTAGTTTTTCGTCACCGGATCACCGAGATCAAATTGTTTCAACGACCGGATCAGAATGGCGTGTTGGGATATGTGAATCACTCCTTTTCAAAAAGAAATATCTACCAGCGAATTGGCAACTTTTTTATCGGTATCGCACCAATATTTGGGGGTATCCTGGTCATTGTAATCTTAATGGATCTGCTGATTCCCCAGGCATTTGCAAATTATATCAATATTCTGTCTGGCAGTCTCGGGATGCAGTCGCTTAGCGATTTGAATTTAGCAGCAATTGCAAACACTTATATGGGTTTGATAAAAACGATTTTTACTTTTGAAAATTTTCAGAATATCCGTTTTTATATATTTTTGTTTTTAACCACCTGTATCTCGTCGCACATGTCATTGAGTTTTGCGGATATCAAAGGTAGTTTTGACGGACTGATTTTTATCTTTTTGTTGTTACTGATCTTTAATTTTTTAAACGTATCACAATATATTAGCCTGCCGTTTAATTTAGTACAATATAATTTTATGATCAGTGCCATCTTGATGATTAGTGTCATTTTTTCGACAATTACATTTTTAATCAGTTTAGGGTTGCGTTTTGTGTTCCCGCGATGAAACTCGTAAGACAAGCAGACATCAAAGCAAGATAACAGACTTAAAAAATCAAGGTAAAAAAGCCATCCAGCTAGTTGTTTGGATGGCTTTTTTAAAGGCAGTTATTGCTTTAATCGGCAAGTAAGGCATACATACAATAGTTGAAAATTTTTCTGTTTTTATGAACGCCCTTTTTCATGATCCCTTCGCAGCTAAAACCGGCTTTTTCTAAAACCCGTCGAGAACCGCTATTGTATTCAAATGGTTCGGCATAGATGCGCACGATATCATAGCGGTCAAAAACTTCTTTGCAAATCTGCTTGACCGCATTGGTCATAATACCCAGTCCCCAGTGTGTTTCAGCCAACCAATAACCGAGTTCTCCGGTTAGATCATAAACATCATTACCCATAAAAACGCCAATGCTGCCAACAACTTTCTCATCAACGACAATCGCACGGGTATATTGGTGTTCGTCACCAGCATGGATACAACTGTTGACATAAAAGTCGGCGTCCTCATACGTATAAGGATTAGGAAATGCATTTCTGAGGTTGTTGGCAATTTTCTCATTGTTGGCAACTGCGGCAACGTCTTTAATATCGTCGCGTTGCCATTCTCTTAGAATAAAATTCATCGCTCCTCCTGATTTATTATTTTTAAAGATAAGTTTTTTTAATCACCAAATAAAT
This is a stretch of genomic DNA from Acetobacterium woodii DSM 1030. It encodes these proteins:
- a CDS encoding PucR family transcriptional regulator, which codes for MKLNLSIIYDELSSCRCEMRAKEKIDMDLDGFQILPKDNGEALSKNYLYLSDLASFKRVQSVSKAVNFLIYGADSLELLSEPVTCNCLFLKDASLAEALTELSAIFERYQKWDAQLCQALLNQNSVENIFHLCAGFLKNPIAYFDIHYVLIFLAGQLPPDIKNTSWEETVTKGYASIENYQRDESKKVIDFCKKYHQPYAFESSFYGNRETKVVSFLFYGDKILGNLSSTDILTPLTKGQLSLIYHMQKILEKVLSREYAASFWEDSENNLFLSKIIEGFEVRQDVLYHFLAQKNWQNHGFFRLVLFIGQDDTGIEPFTVHHATNNIGRYFKDAMIMTYHNEILAIIHDDSFQIPENLKIYLQKVQLQCAVSFTFFDFLDLRIAYRQCREALASAKAMNLGNPLFFQDQYSKVLLDNLVKNVELRCFCDLRLIDIFEKKNNGIEWIRSLHCYLMAGRNISVAAKMLSVHRNTMSYRIAQVGEMIGCDLAELDEKSAFILNFTCLILMNGFD
- a CDS encoding GNAT family N-acetyltransferase, producing MNFILREWQRDDIKDVAAVANNEKIANNLRNAFPNPYTYEDADFYVNSCIHAGDEHQYTRAIVVDEKVVGSIGVFMGNDVYDLTGELGYWLAETHWGLGIMTNAVKQICKEVFDRYDIVRIYAEPFEYNSGSRRVLEKAGFSCEGIMKKGVHKNRKIFNYCMYALLAD